In one window of Reinekea forsetii DNA:
- a CDS encoding class II fructose-bisphosphate aldolase: MIANLRDVLQDAARNHYAVAGVVCLGWEDMRGYARAAEAERRPLILQAGPGCRKHTPLPILGAMMCHVADSVSVPVVVHLDHSRSIDECRAALAAGFTGLMFDGSHLPLLDNIVQTRAVVELAQGLKVGVEGEIGQVGYAAGAASLGTDAEEAQLFAQRTGVDAMAVSIGNVHLQTDSVTRLDEVLLRQIEALTDVPLVIHGGSGVDPKQRAELGRSSGICKYNIGTELRREFGRELRLILAEHPERFDRNEIFSDLEDRMVEVARRMLRSL, encoded by the coding sequence ATGATCGCCAATCTGCGCGACGTACTGCAGGATGCCGCGCGTAACCACTATGCCGTGGCCGGCGTGGTGTGCCTCGGCTGGGAAGATATGCGCGGCTATGCTCGGGCGGCGGAAGCCGAACGGCGACCGCTTATTTTGCAGGCCGGACCGGGTTGTCGCAAGCACACGCCGCTGCCGATCTTGGGTGCCATGATGTGCCATGTGGCCGATAGCGTGAGCGTGCCGGTGGTCGTGCATCTGGATCACTCACGCTCCATCGATGAGTGTCGCGCCGCACTGGCGGCCGGATTCACCGGTCTGATGTTTGATGGCTCGCATCTGCCGCTACTCGACAATATTGTCCAAACACGCGCCGTGGTTGAGTTGGCCCAGGGCCTCAAAGTCGGGGTTGAGGGCGAGATCGGTCAAGTCGGTTATGCCGCCGGTGCGGCGTCCTTGGGCACCGACGCAGAGGAGGCGCAGCTGTTTGCCCAGCGCACCGGTGTGGATGCGATGGCCGTATCGATCGGCAATGTGCACCTGCAAACGGACAGTGTCACCCGGCTCGATGAAGTTTTGCTGCGCCAGATTGAGGCACTAACCGATGTGCCCTTAGTGATTCACGGTGGCTCCGGTGTCGACCCCAAGCAACGCGCTGAGTTGGGTCGTTCTTCGGGTATTTGCAAATACAATATTGGTACCGAGCTGCGCCGCGAATTCGGTCGCGAGCTGCGCCTTATTTTGGCCGAGCACCCAGAGCGCTTCGATCGCAATGAAATATTCAGCGATTTGGAAGACCGGATGGTGGAGGTCGCGCGGCGGATGTTGCGCTCGCTCTAA
- a CDS encoding TIM barrel protein, whose amino-acid sequence MAIRIGNAPCSWGVEFADDPRNPPWQQVLQDCAAAGYRGIELGPVGYLPEDRSQLDDALQKEDLTLTAGVVFQPFHDPDGFADVFKTAERTANALASQGAQHLVLIDSISARRAPTAGRPSEAEQLSSSEWQGFVERIKTVAKMARDGYGLTVSIHSHAAGFMDFHDELERLMQEVDADLLKLCIDTGHQTYAGFDPINFMERYYDRLAYVHCKDIDPKIKADVILQRTDFYKACGDGIFCNLGQGEVKFDALHKLLTQRGYQGWMTVEQDCDPLLEVSPLSDAIANREFLASMGF is encoded by the coding sequence ATGGCAATACGTATTGGTAACGCGCCCTGCTCTTGGGGTGTTGAATTTGCGGACGATCCCCGTAATCCACCCTGGCAACAGGTGTTACAAGATTGTGCGGCGGCCGGTTATCGCGGCATCGAGTTAGGCCCCGTGGGCTACCTACCCGAAGATCGGTCGCAACTCGACGACGCCTTACAAAAAGAAGACCTGACCTTAACGGCCGGTGTGGTGTTCCAACCCTTCCACGATCCCGATGGCTTCGCAGACGTTTTCAAGACTGCGGAACGAACCGCTAACGCTTTGGCCTCTCAGGGTGCTCAGCACCTGGTGCTGATCGACTCGATATCAGCGCGGCGCGCACCGACGGCTGGACGCCCATCTGAGGCCGAGCAACTGAGCAGCAGTGAATGGCAGGGCTTTGTCGAGCGCATCAAAACCGTTGCAAAGATGGCGCGGGACGGCTATGGCCTAACGGTCAGCATCCACAGTCATGCGGCAGGCTTTATGGACTTCCATGATGAACTTGAGCGCTTGATGCAGGAGGTCGACGCCGATCTGCTTAAGTTGTGCATCGATACTGGGCATCAAACCTACGCCGGATTCGACCCGATTAACTTTATGGAGCGCTATTACGATCGTTTGGCCTATGTCCATTGCAAGGACATCGATCCTAAGATCAAAGCCGATGTGATCCTTCAGCGCACCGACTTTTATAAAGCCTGTGGCGACGGTATCTTCTGCAACCTCGGCCAGGGTGAAGTGAAGTTCGATGCATTGCACAAATTACTTACCCAACGTGGTTATCAAGGTTGGATGACCGTCGAGCAGGATTGCGATCCGTTGCTCGAGGTGTCACCCCTGAGCGATGCCATAGCCAACCGCGAATTTTTAGCCAGTATGGGCTTTTAG
- a CDS encoding 5-deoxy-glucuronate isomerase, with protein sequence MHIKPFDNQNKPIVDVDHDRVPLNYFNIVKLKRGEVFQYSVAGYETCIVPATGRISVSVEGNAIGQIGLRSEDVWDAEPEGIYVPTAMAAEIVCDSEQAEIFIAGAKFDQVLEPFAVFADDVDVIQYGSDDTKTHRKIKHILGMKQQGRVGLLLVSELFTVGEGGWSGFPSHKHSDDRGDAETHHDETYNFRFKPNNGSALQMLQATDGEPGAAFHVVDGSTFIIDKGYHPCCVLPGYQMYYFTILGGLTKRGLTPHFQAEHAGQLETIPGMKSMWSAFK encoded by the coding sequence ATGCACATTAAACCCTTTGATAATCAGAACAAACCGATCGTTGACGTCGACCACGATCGCGTGCCACTGAACTATTTTAATATAGTGAAACTCAAGCGCGGTGAAGTCTTTCAATACAGTGTGGCCGGCTATGAAACCTGTATCGTGCCGGCCACTGGGCGCATCAGCGTGTCGGTCGAGGGCAATGCGATCGGTCAGATCGGTCTGCGCAGTGAAGATGTCTGGGACGCCGAGCCGGAAGGCATTTACGTGCCTACCGCCATGGCCGCGGAAATTGTCTGTGACTCCGAGCAGGCCGAAATCTTTATCGCCGGTGCCAAGTTTGATCAAGTCTTGGAGCCCTTTGCGGTCTTTGCCGATGATGTCGATGTGATTCAATACGGTTCGGATGACACCAAGACCCATCGTAAAATAAAACACATTCTCGGCATGAAACAGCAGGGTCGGGTTGGCCTCTTGTTGGTGTCAGAACTCTTTACTGTGGGCGAGGGCGGTTGGTCCGGCTTCCCGAGTCACAAGCATTCCGACGATCGCGGCGATGCCGAGACGCACCACGATGAAACCTATAATTTTCGTTTTAAACCGAACAACGGTTCTGCTCTGCAAATGTTGCAAGCGACCGATGGTGAGCCCGGCGCGGCCTTTCACGTGGTCGACGGCTCGACCTTTATTATCGATAAGGGCTATCACCCCTGCTGCGTTTTGCCCGGCTATCAGATGTATTACTTCACCATTCTCGGTGGCTTAACCAAGCGCGGTTTAACGCCGCATTTTCAGGCCGAGCATGCCGGTCAGTTAGAGACCATTCCGGGTATGAAGTCGATGTGGTCTGCGTTCAAATGA
- the iolD gene encoding 3D-(3,5/4)-trihydroxycyclohexane-1,2-dione acylhydrolase (decyclizing), whose translation MSETVRLTTAQAIIKYLENQWIELDGERQRICGGGFGIFGHGNVTCLGEAMYEAHDKLPLYRGQHEQSMGFAAAAYAKFYRRKRFMFCTASAGPGTANLVTSSALAMANRLPMLMLCGDNFLTRLPDPVLQQVEHFNNPSLGVTDSFKAVTRYWDRITHPAQILQSLPQALGVMLDPADCGPAFIGLPQDVQGWTYDYPVSFFEPVVHRVRAIMPDPVELEQAAQALAKAKTPLIIAGGGVQYGDAIEELRAFAERHQIPVVETIAGRANLLWDHPLNCGPIGVTGSESANNLANLADVVLCVGTRLQDFTTGSWSVFALESALIKINPARFDALKHRGTAVVAGAKESLPALSALMGAFHSSPAWLATAAHENASWALIRARNTDSQQGPNRYAQVIGVINGMCSPEDRIVAAAGGLPAELAANWRTLATSSVDIEFGFSCMGYEIAGGWGARIAQSETQPDSDTIVWTGDGSYLLMNSDIYSAVLTEKKLIIMVLDNGGFAVINKLQKGKGNESYNNLIADTPTASNQHRVDFAAHAQSMGATSERVDTVDQLQAAFLRAKASTNTYVIVMNVDPYDGWTTEGHAWWEVGTPAISNSASVTAGHKEVESGRARQRKGV comes from the coding sequence ATGTCTGAAACGGTACGCTTAACCACAGCACAAGCGATCATAAAGTACCTCGAGAACCAATGGATCGAGCTTGATGGCGAACGCCAGCGTATCTGTGGCGGCGGGTTCGGTATCTTTGGCCATGGCAATGTTACCTGCCTGGGTGAGGCGATGTATGAAGCGCATGACAAGCTGCCGCTTTATCGCGGTCAACATGAGCAATCTATGGGTTTTGCTGCGGCGGCCTATGCCAAGTTTTATCGGCGCAAGCGCTTTATGTTTTGTACCGCATCCGCCGGTCCCGGTACCGCGAATTTAGTAACCTCATCCGCCTTGGCAATGGCCAATCGGTTACCCATGCTAATGTTGTGTGGTGATAACTTCTTGACCCGGTTGCCCGATCCGGTGCTGCAGCAGGTCGAGCATTTCAACAACCCCAGCTTGGGGGTCACCGATAGCTTTAAGGCTGTGACCCGATATTGGGACCGCATTACCCACCCCGCGCAAATTTTGCAGTCTTTGCCGCAAGCGCTTGGGGTCATGTTGGATCCGGCCGATTGCGGCCCTGCCTTTATCGGCTTGCCGCAGGACGTGCAGGGTTGGACCTACGATTATCCGGTGTCATTTTTTGAACCGGTGGTGCACCGTGTGCGCGCCATCATGCCCGACCCGGTCGAACTGGAGCAGGCCGCACAAGCCTTAGCTAAGGCCAAGACGCCGCTTATTATCGCCGGTGGTGGCGTGCAATATGGTGATGCCATCGAGGAATTGCGTGCCTTCGCCGAACGGCATCAGATTCCGGTGGTCGAGACCATCGCCGGGCGCGCCAACTTGCTCTGGGACCATCCGCTGAACTGCGGCCCAATTGGTGTCACCGGTTCGGAGTCGGCCAATAATTTAGCCAATCTGGCCGACGTGGTGCTCTGCGTTGGCACGCGCCTGCAGGATTTTACCACCGGTTCGTGGAGCGTGTTTGCCCTAGAGTCGGCGTTAATCAAGATCAACCCGGCACGATTCGATGCGCTCAAGCATCGGGGTACGGCAGTCGTGGCCGGCGCGAAAGAGAGTTTACCGGCCCTGTCCGCCCTAATGGGTGCGTTTCACAGCAGCCCTGCTTGGCTGGCCACGGCAGCGCACGAAAATGCCAGCTGGGCGTTGATCCGCGCGCGCAACACCGACAGTCAACAGGGTCCTAACCGTTACGCCCAGGTGATTGGCGTGATCAATGGCATGTGCAGTCCTGAGGACCGTATCGTGGCTGCCGCCGGTGGCTTGCCGGCGGAACTGGCGGCCAATTGGCGCACCTTGGCAACCAGCTCGGTGGATATCGAATTCGGTTTCAGTTGCATGGGTTATGAGATCGCCGGTGGTTGGGGCGCCCGTATTGCCCAGAGTGAAACCCAGCCCGACAGTGACACCATTGTGTGGACCGGTGATGGCTCCTATCTGTTGATGAACTCGGATATTTACAGCGCCGTGCTGACCGAGAAGAAACTGATCATCATGGTGCTGGATAATGGCGGCTTCGCGGTGATCAATAAGCTGCAGAAGGGCAAGGGTAATGAAAGCTATAACAATCTCATTGCCGATACGCCCACCGCCAGTAATCAGCATCGGGTCGATTTTGCCGCCCATGCGCAGAGTATGGGTGCCACCTCTGAGCGGGTCGACACAGTCGATCAGTTGCAAGCGGCTTTTCTGCGCGCTAAAGCCTCGACCAATACCTATGTCATCGTGATGAACGTCGATCCCTATGACGGTTGGACCACCGAGGGTCACGCCTGGTGGGAAGTGGGCACGCCAGCCATTTCCAATTCGGCCAGCGTTACCGCCGGGCATAAAGAAGTTGAATCCGGTCGCGCCCGTCAGCGCAAGGGGGTCTAA
- the iolC gene encoding 5-dehydro-2-deoxygluconokinase codes for MLSILASSDLPFLVMGRAGMDLYPHPPGTRIEEATNFSAELGGSSGNIAAALSRFEQPTWLATSVSNDAVGRFVVQQLANYGIATDLLHTLDGDVRTSLALAESRIENQQTVIYRNQAADFQMSVAHIEAIDFSRFRAVVVTGTCLTLEPSRAATLLALKRAKAAGVLTVLDLDYRPYSWQSASAALEVYQQAVECVDLLVGNDDEFGHMSGSYAQGEAYARSLALRNKWVIYKRGAQGSLAFAPQGPAIETGIYSVTALKPIGAGDAFLGGLLASLSRAEPFATALLQASACAAIVVARVGCAPAMPTLAELNEFQAAHSADQHPIGDL; via the coding sequence GTGTTATCCATTCTGGCGTCGTCAGACCTACCGTTTTTGGTTATGGGCCGGGCCGGAATGGATCTTTATCCACATCCGCCCGGCACTCGTATTGAAGAGGCGACCAACTTTAGCGCCGAGCTGGGTGGTTCCAGTGGCAACATTGCCGCCGCGCTGAGCCGATTTGAACAGCCGACCTGGCTCGCCACGTCGGTCTCCAATGACGCGGTCGGGCGCTTTGTGGTGCAGCAATTGGCGAATTATGGCATCGCGACAGATCTCCTTCATACACTCGACGGCGACGTCCGCACCAGCCTGGCCTTGGCCGAATCGCGCATCGAAAACCAGCAAACCGTTATTTATCGCAATCAGGCGGCTGACTTTCAGATGAGCGTTGCGCACATCGAGGCGATCGATTTCAGTCGTTTCCGTGCGGTCGTGGTCACCGGTACGTGTCTAACGCTCGAGCCGTCTCGGGCCGCCACGCTCTTGGCCTTGAAGCGTGCCAAGGCCGCCGGTGTGCTCACTGTGCTTGATCTGGATTATCGGCCTTACTCTTGGCAGAGCGCCAGTGCCGCGCTGGAGGTTTATCAACAGGCGGTCGAGTGCGTTGACCTGCTAGTCGGCAACGACGATGAGTTTGGTCATATGTCCGGCAGCTATGCCCAGGGCGAGGCCTATGCGCGCTCGCTGGCGTTGCGCAACAAGTGGGTCATCTATAAGCGTGGAGCCCAGGGTTCGCTGGCCTTTGCCCCGCAGGGTCCGGCCATCGAGACCGGCATCTACTCGGTTACTGCGCTCAAACCCATTGGCGCCGGTGACGCATTCTTAGGCGGGTTGTTGGCGAGTCTGTCACGCGCCGAACCCTTCGCGACGGCGCTGCTCCAGGCCAGTGCCTGTGCCGCCATTGTGGTGGCCCGCGTGGGTTGTGCCCCGGCGATGCCAACCCTGGCCGAACTCAACGAATTTCAGGCGGCCCACTCGGCCGACCAACATCCTATTGGAGATCTGTGA
- a CDS encoding Gfo/Idh/MocA family protein, which translates to MTTINWGLIGGGRGSQIGPAHRLAARLDGLYNFTAGALDHRAEEGRAYGQELGLEPSRSYGDWREMLAGESARADRVDLVTVATPNNTHFEITKAFLEAGFNVLCEKPLTMTPKEAQSLIGVARESGKICAVNYGYTGYALVRHMRAMVARGDIGKVRMVFTEFAHGHHADAADADNPRVRWRYDPEMVGVSAQFADCGIHALHLATFVTNQRVERLSADCVSLIPSRTLEDDAMVNFRMSEGTVGRLWTSSCALGRQHGLGIQVFGETGGLRWTQEQPNQLFYTPLGGRTQIIERGEGGLSPEADRSSRVTIGHSEGMPLAFGNIYSELATAIHALKAGQTPDLGLVPLVEAGADSISAIAAVARSGNNNGQWVEL; encoded by the coding sequence ATGACAACAATAAACTGGGGCTTAATCGGCGGTGGCCGAGGCAGTCAGATTGGACCGGCGCATCGGCTTGCGGCGCGGCTCGATGGCCTCTATAACTTTACCGCCGGCGCACTAGACCATCGCGCCGAGGAGGGTCGAGCCTATGGCCAAGAGCTCGGGTTGGAGCCAAGCCGAAGCTATGGTGACTGGCGCGAAATGCTTGCCGGCGAGTCTGCACGGGCCGACCGGGTGGACCTGGTCACGGTTGCCACGCCGAACAATACCCACTTTGAGATCACTAAGGCCTTTTTGGAGGCCGGCTTTAACGTTTTATGCGAAAAGCCGCTCACCATGACGCCGAAAGAAGCCCAAAGCCTAATCGGGGTGGCCCGCGAGAGTGGCAAAATATGCGCCGTCAATTATGGCTACACCGGTTACGCCTTAGTGCGTCATATGCGTGCCATGGTCGCGCGCGGAGATATCGGCAAGGTGCGCATGGTCTTTACCGAGTTCGCCCACGGTCATCATGCCGATGCCGCCGATGCCGATAATCCGCGCGTGCGCTGGCGCTATGATCCGGAGATGGTCGGTGTCTCGGCGCAATTCGCCGACTGCGGCATTCATGCCTTGCACCTGGCCACCTTTGTCACCAATCAGCGCGTTGAACGCCTCTCGGCGGACTGCGTCAGCCTGATCCCGAGCCGAACCCTGGAGGATGATGCGATGGTTAATTTTCGCATGTCTGAAGGCACCGTCGGTCGTCTCTGGACCTCTTCCTGCGCGCTCGGTCGGCAACATGGCTTGGGCATTCAGGTGTTTGGTGAAACCGGCGGGTTGCGCTGGACCCAAGAGCAACCGAACCAGCTCTTTTACACCCCGCTGGGCGGCCGAACGCAGATCATCGAACGCGGTGAGGGCGGTTTATCACCTGAGGCCGATCGCTCCAGTCGAGTGACCATCGGTCATTCCGAAGGCATGCCCCTGGCCTTTGGCAATATCTACTCTGAACTGGCCACCGCAATTCATGCGCTTAAGGCTGGTCAAACTCCGGACTTGGGCTTGGTGCCCTTGGTCGAAGCCGGGGCAGACTCCATCAGTGCGATTGCCGCAGTGGCCCGCTCTGGCAACAATAATGGTCAGTGGGTCGAGCTCTAG
- a CDS encoding Gfo/Idh/MocA family protein encodes MKIINVGVIGGGYMGKAHSVAARSVSAVFELDAEIVLAGIAASSPASAQRYAKKFDARIAFDSPEELINSDLIDAVIIASPQDTHLDYVRACAAVGKPVLCEKPMGRNTAEAAEIALAAKDIVNLVGYNYINTPATAHARQLIADGAIGDITWFRGEHNEDFMAPIGSGDGNWRLLGDANGTLGDLAPHMLQCALTLCGPINALVADITSRPEVRDQDPSTPCNDDQVQLMTRFANGANGLLSFSRVAHGCKMRYAYEIHGTRGSLRFDQEDQNSLWLYQPEDGPNAGFKRILAGPDHGDYGYFCQGPAHGTGFQDQIIIEQANFFKAILSNTVAWPSFDDGVAVMRVMDGIRASHKTSGWISLANN; translated from the coding sequence ATGAAAATAATAAATGTGGGGGTTATTGGTGGCGGATATATGGGTAAAGCCCATTCTGTCGCGGCGCGCAGCGTCAGTGCGGTCTTCGAACTCGACGCTGAGATCGTATTGGCGGGCATCGCGGCATCCTCGCCCGCCAGCGCACAACGCTATGCCAAAAAGTTTGACGCGAGAATAGCTTTCGATAGCCCAGAGGAGCTGATCAACTCCGATCTGATCGATGCGGTGATTATCGCCTCGCCGCAGGACACCCACCTAGACTATGTACGCGCTTGCGCTGCAGTCGGCAAGCCGGTGCTGTGCGAGAAACCCATGGGCCGCAATACCGCCGAGGCGGCCGAGATTGCCCTAGCGGCCAAGGATATAGTCAATCTGGTCGGCTACAATTACATCAACACGCCCGCCACGGCCCATGCGCGCCAGCTGATTGCCGATGGCGCGATCGGCGACATCACCTGGTTTCGCGGCGAGCACAATGAAGACTTTATGGCCCCAATTGGCTCCGGCGATGGCAATTGGCGCCTGCTCGGCGATGCCAATGGCACACTCGGCGATCTCGCACCCCATATGCTGCAGTGCGCCCTAACCCTATGTGGACCGATCAACGCACTGGTCGCCGATATCACCAGCCGACCCGAAGTACGCGATCAAGATCCGAGCACGCCGTGCAATGACGACCAGGTGCAACTGATGACCCGATTCGCCAACGGTGCCAACGGCCTGTTGTCGTTTTCGCGCGTCGCACATGGCTGCAAGATGCGCTACGCCTATGAGATCCATGGCACCCGCGGCAGCTTGCGCTTCGATCAAGAAGATCAGAACTCACTTTGGCTCTATCAACCCGAAGATGGACCGAACGCCGGTTTCAAACGCATTCTGGCCGGCCCGGATCACGGTGACTACGGCTATTTTTGTCAGGGCCCCGCGCACGGCACCGGCTTTCAAGACCAAATTATTATTGAACAAGCCAACTTCTTTAAGGCGATTCTGTCCAATACCGTCGCGTGGCCATCGTTCGATGACGGCGTTGCCGTGATGCGGGTCATGGATGGTATTAGAGCATCCCACAAGACCTCCGGCTGGATCAGCCTTGCAAACAATTAA
- a CDS encoding LacI family DNA-binding transcriptional regulator produces MSRTTKNRVTLAEVAKLAGVSRSAVSRSFTVGASVAPSTLLRVREAAKELGYRPNILARSLTTGQTGLVGLVANNFHNPVYLEWFDIFTRLLQARGLRTLLINLTDEVEPLRSLDLLMQYQVDAVVVATSTLPISFASAFAEAGLPVVHAFGRDNDGDFDVVGIDNREAGRIAARRLLACGYQSVGFLGGPESSTSTRDRLAGFMDVVEEHAGVQFQIGYSQTYSFEGGFEAMQGLMAGELAQGYFCGDDVVSIGAMSALRRGGIQVPEAVGIIGFNNVEMAAWDNIRLTTVAQPLAQIVEVTVECLQAQLQSKEAYQPSAKLLPCQIIERDTLPKALS; encoded by the coding sequence GTGTCTCGAACAACGAAGAATCGTGTCACGCTAGCAGAGGTTGCTAAGCTTGCCGGCGTTAGCCGCAGTGCTGTTTCGCGCAGCTTTACCGTCGGGGCGTCCGTCGCGCCGAGTACCTTGTTGCGGGTGCGCGAGGCGGCTAAGGAACTGGGCTACCGACCTAATATATTAGCGCGCAGTCTGACCACCGGCCAGACCGGTCTGGTCGGTCTGGTGGCCAACAACTTTCACAATCCCGTCTACCTTGAGTGGTTCGATATCTTTACCCGCCTGCTGCAAGCGCGCGGGTTGCGCACCCTGTTAATTAACCTCACCGATGAAGTCGAGCCGCTGCGCAGTCTGGATCTATTGATGCAATATCAGGTTGATGCTGTGGTGGTGGCGACCTCAACCCTGCCGATCAGCTTTGCCAGCGCCTTTGCCGAAGCGGGCTTGCCGGTGGTGCATGCCTTCGGCCGCGACAATGATGGTGACTTTGATGTGGTTGGCATCGATAACCGGGAAGCCGGACGAATCGCAGCGCGCCGTCTACTGGCTTGTGGTTACCAGAGTGTTGGCTTCCTAGGCGGGCCTGAGAGCTCAACCTCGACACGCGATCGTTTGGCGGGCTTTATGGATGTTGTTGAAGAACATGCGGGGGTCCAGTTTCAAATTGGTTATTCGCAAACCTATAGTTTCGAAGGCGGCTTTGAGGCGATGCAGGGGTTAATGGCCGGTGAACTAGCGCAGGGCTATTTTTGCGGTGATGATGTGGTCTCTATCGGTGCTATGAGCGCGTTGCGCCGTGGCGGTATCCAAGTACCCGAAGCGGTGGGCATTATTGGTTTTAATAATGTTGAGATGGCGGCGTGGGACAATATTCGCCTAACCACGGTGGCCCAGCCACTGGCCCAGATTGTTGAGGTAACGGTAGAGTGTTTGCAAGCCCAGCTGCAATCGAAAGAGGCCTATCAGCCCAGCGCTAAGCTGTTGCCGTGCCAAATCATCGAGCGCGATACCTTGCCCAAGGCTCTCAGCTAA
- a CDS encoding phytanoyl-CoA dioxygenase family protein → MVPKPPKVLAGRQNWLKASDFKLDDLQAVLAHKLKLSDLTFADDIQQQVPLYDGPALLAQMHADTSGEQSAQIQSEWQWVWESGPGILVIKQAFADAQVIDRAKSLFDDIYQHEKLAERSATDHFAKPGANERIWNAAEKLCVQDPELFARYYGNELLRLAATAWLGPGYQITSQTNSVNPGGQAQVAHRDYHLGFMTPDQAEAYPAHIHRLSPALTLQCAIAHVDMPLESGPTLYLPHSQKYPLGYLLADCAPLHDYFATHRVQLALAKGDLVLFNPALFHAAGTNTSKDIKRAANLLQISSPFGRAMESVDRAKMSRLLFPQLKALAASGELSAAQIDAVIAASAEGYAFPTNLDLDPPRDGLAPPSQQALLRQALAEQWSEAAFELALERHGEKRTT, encoded by the coding sequence ATGGTACCAAAGCCCCCAAAAGTCCTTGCTGGACGCCAAAACTGGCTTAAGGCGTCAGACTTTAAGCTTGACGATTTGCAAGCGGTGCTGGCGCACAAGCTGAAGCTGTCCGATCTAACATTTGCCGACGACATCCAGCAGCAGGTGCCGCTCTATGATGGACCCGCACTGTTGGCACAGATGCACGCCGACACCAGCGGTGAACAAAGCGCTCAAATACAATCTGAGTGGCAATGGGTGTGGGAGTCCGGGCCGGGTATTCTGGTGATTAAGCAGGCCTTTGCGGATGCCCAGGTAATCGATCGGGCCAAGTCCTTGTTTGATGATATCTATCAGCATGAAAAACTGGCAGAGCGCTCCGCCACGGACCATTTCGCCAAGCCCGGTGCCAATGAACGCATTTGGAATGCCGCTGAAAAGCTCTGCGTTCAGGACCCAGAGCTCTTTGCACGCTATTACGGCAATGAGCTGCTGCGCCTGGCGGCCACCGCCTGGTTAGGGCCCGGTTACCAAATTACCTCACAAACCAACAGCGTCAACCCAGGGGGTCAGGCCCAGGTCGCGCATCGGGACTACCATCTGGGTTTTATGACGCCTGATCAGGCCGAGGCGTATCCGGCGCATATCCATCGACTGTCGCCCGCGCTGACGCTGCAATGTGCCATCGCGCATGTCGATATGCCCCTGGAAAGCGGACCGACCCTCTACTTGCCGCATTCGCAAAAATATCCGCTCGGCTATCTGCTTGCCGACTGCGCGCCATTGCACGACTACTTTGCGACCCATAGAGTTCAGTTAGCGTTGGCAAAGGGCGACCTGGTACTGTTCAATCCGGCGCTGTTTCATGCCGCGGGTACCAATACTAGCAAGGATATCAAGCGCGCCGCCAACCTGTTGCAGATCTCATCACCCTTTGGTCGGGCCATGGAAAGTGTCGATCGTGCCAAGATGAGTCGGCTGCTGTTCCCACAGCTCAAAGCCTTGGCCGCCTCCGGTGAACTCAGTGCCGCGCAGATCGATGCCGTGATCGCCGCCTCGGCTGAGGGCTATGCCTTCCCGACCAATCTGGACCTGGACCCGCCGCGCGACGGTTTGGCCCCTCCGAGTCAGCAAGCACTGCTTCGCCAAGCGCTGGCTGAGCAGTGGAGTGAGGCGGCCTTTGAGCTGGCCTTAGAACGCCATGGCGAGAAACGCACGACCTAA